The DNA window TAACGACACCGTTTCACCCTCTCAGCAAAACATCCGACATTTCCAATCCCTTAACCAATAGTGCTAATGATCTTCCGGTGATTAACAAAACGGTGAGTTCGAGAGTTGTTGTCGGGCGGCACGGGATCCGGATCCGGCCATGGCCGCACCCGAACCCGAGTGAAGTAATAAAAGCGCATCAGATAATAGAGAGAGTTCAAAGAGAGCAGAGTAATCAATTCGGTGTGAAGAGTCCTAGGAGTCTTATCGTAGTCACGCCTACTTACGTGCGGACTTTCCAGACTTTACATATGACTGGTGTTATGCATTCTCTGATGTTGCTCCCCTACGACGTCGTCTGGATCGTGGTGGAGGCCGGTGGGGTCACCAATGAAACAGCATTGATTATTGCCAAATCCGGCGTTAAGACTCTTCATATTGGATTTAATCAGAAAATGCCAAATTCTTGGGAAGGAAGGCACAGATTGGAGACTAAAATGCGGCTTCGCGCTTTgaggttaagtttttttttttttttcgcagTCAACTTTAAATTGAACTGAATTGCTGATTAAAAATAATggatttactattttatttattttaatgtaaattttGGTTGCTGTGGAACAGAGTTGTGAGAGAGGAGAAGATGGATGGAATAGTGATGTTTGCGGATGATAGTAATATGCATAGTATGGAGCTGTTTGATGAGATACAAAATGTGAAGTGGTTTGGTGCGGTTTCAGTTGGGATTCTTGTTCATTCAGGTGGTGCTGATGAGACGTTATtaactgctgctgctgctatggTTGACAAGGAGGCGGAAGAAAATTTGCCTAATCCAGTAGTGCCTGTTCAGGGTCCGGCTTGTAATGCTTCAAACAAATTGGTTGGTTGGCATACGTTTAATTCGTTACCGTATGAGGGAAAGAGTGCGGTATATATTGATGATAGGGCTACGGTGTTGCCTAGGAAGCTGGAGTGGGCTGGGTTTATGTTGAATTCGAGGCTTCTTTGGAAGGAAGCTGAAGATAAACCAGAATGGGTTAAGGATATGGATTTGGTTGATGAGAATATAGAGAATCCTTTAGCTCTGCTGAAGGATCCTTCCATGGTGGAGCCACTTGGGAGCTGTGGGCGACAAGTTTTGCTCTGGTGGCTCCGTGTTGAGGCTCGTGCTGATAGCAAATTCCCTCCAGGGTgagtttttcttattctttataTTGCCGATTTTTTCAGTATTGCGATGGGCTGCCTGTCTTGACTAGATAATATCAATTGGAATAAGTTTGCGGTTATCTTTAGCATTGtctattcattttaattgttcAGTGTCTAATTTCACAAATTTGTAGACAGTGAGGTCCAGGAAGTTAAATCATAGGAGGGCGTACATTAGAATTTTTGTGTGAACTTCTATTGTGCTGCTCCTGTGTAATTTTGGGCTACAGTTAGTCAACAAGTTACACCTCAAGTGTCATAGCTGGTAAGGAtagtttccaaaaaaaaaaaaaaaaaattaaagaagaaaagaaagagaaacctAAAGAAATTCTGTAAAGTAAATTGTCTGCCAATTTATGCCACCCAACTCGTGACATTGTAttgaaacataattataaatggAACATATCCTTCTACTACTTCAGGTAGGCAGGgatgttttgaaatattgatGATTTGGGACTCACATCCCCCACAACAACTGTTGACATGCCTTGAACGTATGCATCTTAGGCAGGCTGTTTTTGGTTCTTGGACCTGTGCTATATATAGTATATGACATTGTgtagaaaacagaaaagaagaatggCCCCTGGCTGAAAAATTCTCCTCCTGGTTATTGTGTCAATTTGGCATGCTGCTATTTGTGTCATACCCCTAAAATTGAGCATAGACACGCCTGTATCATTTAGCATTCCACACTAGATAATACAAAGGTTAACTTACAAGGTTCACCAAAAACCACAAATGCTAAACCAAAAAGTCTTAAATATCTGCATTTCAAAATGATCACTTAACAATATGAAGTCTGAAACATGATAAAATCCTACTGAAGAGAAagtacttgaattttttttttattacaagtctTTAAAACTATTAACAATGAATgtctaacaagaaaaaatatatccttcattaaacaaaaatccTTCAGCTCAGCTAACAACTTAAATTGGTAATGTAAACTCCATAGCTCAGCTAACAACTTAAATCGGCAATGTAAAATCCATAGCTCGAAACTCACTTTAATCCTCTACCTATCCAGAGAGGGAAAAGAAGGGGGTAAGCTAACAACAATTTAGAAAGTAAagctccacacacacacacacacacacatgattGACAATAATGAAACaacaacttaaaataattaaaaaaaaagttaatagttAATAGTTCATAGTTCATAAAACACACCATAAAACAAGTCATCAATACATGCTTTTACTTGGCATTCAATTCCATAAGCATGACTTTACTCTCAGATCAAGTTACTATCGCCATATTATACCTGTGATCAGGCCATTAGTCGACTATTACTAACCACTATTGTAACCCGTAGGCAAGGGTCATTGATAATTATTATAACCCATTGGTGGAACATTAAAACTAGTTGTAGTGTTGATTACCCCACTCACTAGAGGCCATTACTTTATTCATAGCCATTTGAGAACCATTAAGAAGCCATTTACAATTCCATTCCAAAACACTTTCTTTCATTAGATATAGTTTATAAAACATTCTTACAAAAATTCTATACCATGCATTCACAAATATCACATacaagaaatttaatttgaacatTGCATGtgcttgatctttttttaaagaatgtaATACATATAGTCGAGGAGAAATGcacatttaagaaaaatatttattatgtttaaaaataatagattgtGTGAAGATTTAATTTACCTCCATTGCTTAAACAACCGAAGTACAAAATCTCAACTCTAACAACCTA is part of the Populus trichocarpa isolate Nisqually-1 chromosome 7, P.trichocarpa_v4.1, whole genome shotgun sequence genome and encodes:
- the LOC7462594 gene encoding beta-1,4-xylosyltransferase IRX14, yielding MKFSLLQQSYNNRRSGSFRGSSAPLDSSPDNTIKSPATIFWLFLHGICCLISLVLGFRFSRLVFFFLFSTSTTTTLYVTTPFHPLSKTSDISNPLTNSANDLPVINKTVSSRVVVGRHGIRIRPWPHPNPSEVIKAHQIIERVQREQSNQFGVKSPRSLIVVTPTYVRTFQTLHMTGVMHSLMLLPYDVVWIVVEAGGVTNETALIIAKSGVKTLHIGFNQKMPNSWEGRHRLETKMRLRALRVVREEKMDGIVMFADDSNMHSMELFDEIQNVKWFGAVSVGILVHSGGADETLLTAAAAMVDKEAEENLPNPVVPVQGPACNASNKLVGWHTFNSLPYEGKSAVYIDDRATVLPRKLEWAGFMLNSRLLWKEAEDKPEWVKDMDLVDENIENPLALLKDPSMVEPLGSCGRQVLLWWLRVEARADSKFPPGWIIDPPLEITVPSKRTPWPDAPPELPSNEKISVNQEQTAKRSSKTRSPRSKRSSRSKRKHEAVLAETQVSARHSEQN